In Bacteroidales bacterium, the genomic window ACACTCTATTTGATTATTGTCGTAGTGCTACTTATGCTGGCCGTCTCCGATCTGATTATCGGCGTAAGCAACGATGCCGTCAATTTTCTCAATTCGGCTGTCGGTTCACGCGTAGCGCCTATGCACGTCATTATGATTATTGCCAGCGCCGGCGTGCTCATTGGTACCACCTTTTCGAGTGGACTGATGGAGGTGGCCCGTAAAGGAATTTTTCATCCTGAGCAATTTGCCTTCTCAGAAATCATGATCATTTTTCTGGCGGTAATGATTACCGACGTCATGCTGCTCGACCTTTTCAACACTTTTGGATTGCCCACCTCCACCACGGTATCCATTGTATTCGACTTGCTGGGAGCATCCGTAGCCATGTCGGTGATCAAGATCAGCCAATCGCCACTGGAAACATTGCACGACATCGGCAAATACATCAACTCCGAAAAGGCGCTGGCCATTATTACAGGTATCCTGCTCTCGGTGATCATAGCTTTTGTTGTCGGAGCGGTGGTGATGTATCTCTCGCGATTGCTCTTCACTTTTCGCTACGAGAAAAAACTCAAATATTTCGGCTCGGTATGGGGCAGCATCGCCATCACCGCCATTACTTTTTTTATGTTGATAAAAGGAGCCAAAGGCGCAAGCTTTATCACCCCGGATATGAACATCTGGATTGAAAGCCATACGTTTACCATCATCACCTATAGCCTGATTGGCTGGACTGTTATTCTGCAATTGTTGTATTGGATTTTTAAAATAAGTGCGCCCAAGCTCATTGTTCTGATAGGAACTTTTGCGCTGGCCATGGCCTTTGCCGGCAACGACCTGGTAAACTTTATCGGAGTGCCGCTGGCAGGTTTAAAATCATACCAGTTGTTTATGGCCGATGGGGGTGCCAATCCCGATGGTTTTATGATGAAGGCGCTGGCAGATCCGGTAAATACGCCCACTTACGTCCTGTTGCTGGCCGGAATGGTGATGGTACTAGCACTCTGGTTCTCCAAAAAAGCCCGTTCAGTGCTGGCCACAAGCATCGATCTTAGCCGCCAGAGTCATGGCGAGGAGCGCTTTGGCGCTTCGGGGCTTTCCCGCTCGGTAGTGCGTGGCGCCCTTAACATCAACAAAAGCATTTCAGCATTGATTCCTGCGTCCATCAGTGCCCGTCTCGAAAAGCGTCTTGAATATCCCAAAGACCTGAAAAAGAAAGCCAAGGCCAAAGATGCTCCTTCTTTTGATGTCATCCGCGCCTCGATGAACCTGCTGGTAGCAAGTATTCTCATCGCTATAGGGACTTCTATAAAATTACCGCTCTCTACCACCTACGTTACTTTTATGGTAGCCATGGGTACCTCGTTGGCCGATCGCGCATGGAATCGCGACAGCGCGGTGTATCGTATACAGGGCGTATTTTCAGTTGTCGGCGGATGGTTTCTTACAGCCATCATGGCTTTTACGGTTGCTTTTACCGTTGCCAACATCATTTACTGGGGCGGCGTAGCAGCTATTTTCATCATGCTACTGTTGGTTGCAGTATTGATTTATCGTACCCATGTGATGCACAAATCCAAAGAGACTGAAAAACTTGAAGAGGAAAAAGAAAACATGTATGTTCAAGAAATCCGCAACATGTCGTCGGTCTATGCCGAATGTCAACATCAGACCACACATGCCCTCACCAAGGTACCGCAGTTTTTTGAAGCTTTGGTGAATGGTATTAATAATGAAGATCGTATTGCTCTGAAGGAGCTTAGAAAGGATGTTAAGAAATTCAACAAGAAAACTAAGAAAGCCAAAGACAACATCGACGAAACCTTGCGTAATCTTCAATTTGAACAGATAGGTACCGGTCATTTTTATGTTCAGAGCATCGACTATCAGCGAGAAATTGCCCATTGTATCAAT contains:
- a CDS encoding inorganic phosphate transporter — its product is METLYLIIVVVLLMLAVSDLIIGVSNDAVNFLNSAVGSRVAPMHVIMIIASAGVLIGTTFSSGLMEVARKGIFHPEQFAFSEIMIIFLAVMITDVMLLDLFNTFGLPTSTTVSIVFDLLGASVAMSVIKISQSPLETLHDIGKYINSEKALAIITGILLSVIIAFVVGAVVMYLSRLLFTFRYEKKLKYFGSVWGSIAITAITFFMLIKGAKGASFITPDMNIWIESHTFTIITYSLIGWTVILQLLYWIFKISAPKLIVLIGTFALAMAFAGNDLVNFIGVPLAGLKSYQLFMADGGANPDGFMMKALADPVNTPTYVLLLAGMVMVLALWFSKKARSVLATSIDLSRQSHGEERFGASGLSRSVVRGALNINKSISALIPASISARLEKRLEYPKDLKKKAKAKDAPSFDVIRASMNLLVASILIAIGTSIKLPLSTTYVTFMVAMGTSLADRAWNRDSAVYRIQGVFSVVGGWFLTAIMAFTVAFTVANIIYWGGVAAIFIMLLLVAVLIYRTHVMHKSKETEKLEEEKENMYVQEIRNMSSVYAECQHQTTHALTKVPQFFEALVNGINNEDRIALKELRKDVKKFNKKTKKAKDNIDETLRNLQFEQIGTGHFYVQSIDYQREIAHCINYMVNPSYEHIRNNHTGFNEKQAEEMLQLAKGITKMYRDIIKSIDSGNYVGLDNILLLQQKLLDLINEIRINQVKRIRTDDKHPRTSLLFLDVLAETKNMLLYSINLLKSQRDFINEINNKK